From a single Hymenobacter sp. YIM 151500-1 genomic region:
- the mgtE gene encoding magnesium transporter gives MNQHPTTDHITSLIQEGEFFKLKELLKKFEPAELVELIEQEEEREQLIIFRLLPLSLATQVFEYLDLEVQKHFLANLSQEKITGILNEMSPDDRTALLEFLPDDFVKELIQTLSEPERRVTLELLGYPEYSVGRLMTPDYIAIRENWTVQQVLDYIRRHGGQSETLSVLYVTDERGVLLDDIRIREFLLSPPERRVSELMDRRYVKLNAMQDQEAAIEVFRRNDRVALPVVNDEGVLFGIVTIDDILDIREEEDTEDIQKLGGSEALDEPYLATSIWSMVKKRAGWLVILLIGEMLTTSAMHHFEDDLQKAAVLGLFIPLIISAGGNAGSQATSLIIRAMSLGEFTLSDWWRVLRREILSGLLLGAILGVVGSARIVLWATAVDPGYFGPYWQLIAVTVGFSLLGIVLWGALSGAMLPMILKRLGLDPATASAPFVATLVDVTGLIIYFSVATLVLRGTLL, from the coding sequence ATGAATCAGCACCCGACTACCGACCACATCACGTCCCTGATTCAGGAGGGCGAGTTTTTCAAACTCAAAGAGCTGCTTAAAAAATTTGAGCCCGCCGAGCTGGTGGAGCTGATTGAGCAGGAAGAGGAGCGGGAGCAGCTGATTATCTTCCGGCTGCTGCCCCTGAGCCTGGCCACGCAGGTGTTCGAGTACCTGGACCTGGAGGTGCAAAAGCACTTTCTGGCCAACCTCTCGCAGGAGAAGATTACCGGCATTCTGAATGAAATGTCGCCCGACGACCGGACAGCCCTGCTGGAGTTTCTGCCCGACGACTTCGTAAAGGAGCTGATTCAAACCCTGTCGGAGCCGGAGCGGCGCGTGACGCTGGAGCTGCTGGGCTACCCCGAGTACTCGGTGGGCCGCCTGATGACGCCCGACTACATTGCCATCCGCGAAAACTGGACCGTGCAGCAGGTGCTCGACTACATCCGCCGCCACGGTGGGCAGTCGGAAACGCTGAGCGTACTCTACGTCACCGACGAGCGGGGCGTACTGCTGGACGACATCCGCATCCGGGAGTTTCTGTTGTCGCCGCCCGAGCGGCGCGTGAGTGAGCTAATGGACCGGCGCTACGTCAAGCTTAACGCCATGCAGGACCAGGAAGCCGCCATCGAGGTGTTCCGCCGCAACGACCGGGTGGCCCTACCCGTGGTAAACGACGAAGGCGTGCTGTTCGGCATCGTCACCATCGACGACATTCTGGACATTCGGGAGGAAGAAGACACCGAGGACATCCAGAAGCTGGGCGGCTCGGAGGCTCTGGACGAGCCCTACCTGGCCACGTCCATCTGGAGCATGGTGAAAAAGCGGGCCGGCTGGCTGGTCATTCTGCTTATTGGCGAAATGCTGACCACCTCGGCCATGCACCACTTCGAGGACGACTTGCAGAAGGCGGCCGTGCTGGGCTTGTTTATTCCGCTGATTATCTCGGCGGGCGGCAATGCCGGCTCCCAGGCCACCTCCCTCATCATCCGGGCCATGAGCCTGGGCGAGTTTACGCTGAGCGACTGGTGGCGGGTGCTGCGCCGCGAAATCCTGTCGGGCCTACTGCTGGGCGCCATCCTGGGCGTGGTGGGCTCGGCCCGCATTGTGCTCTGGGCCACAGCCGTCGACCCCGGCTATTTCGGGCCGTACTGGCAGCTGATTGCCGTGACGGTGGGCTTCTCGCTGCTGGGCATTGTGCTGTGGGGGGCCTTGTCGGGGGCCATGCTGCCCATGATTCTGAAGCGCCTGGGCCTCGACCCGGCCACTGCCTCGGCGCCCTTCGTGGCCACGCTAGTGGATGTAACCGGACTCATCATCTATTTTTCCGTAGCCACGCTGGTACTGCGCGGCACGCTGCTGTAG
- the arfB gene encoding alternative ribosome rescue aminoacyl-tRNA hydrolase ArfB — MLPPADAFLPELHFQTSRSSGPGGQNVNKVESRVELRFRISDSQLLTDEQKQTLLQKLASRLTQEGELLVAAQEDRSQLRNKETALRKFHDLLLKALHKPKPRKATKPSAGAVRQRLESKKKHGDKKANRGRVDY; from the coding sequence ATGCTGCCTCCCGCCGACGCCTTCCTGCCCGAACTCCACTTCCAGACCAGCCGCAGCAGCGGCCCCGGCGGGCAAAACGTAAACAAAGTAGAAAGCCGCGTGGAGCTTCGTTTCCGCATCTCTGACTCCCAGCTGCTCACCGACGAGCAGAAACAGACGCTGCTGCAAAAGCTGGCCTCGCGCCTCACCCAGGAAGGCGAGCTGCTGGTAGCGGCTCAGGAAGACCGGAGCCAGCTGCGCAACAAAGAAACGGCCCTGCGGAAGTTTCACGACCTGCTGCTCAAAGCTCTCCACAAGCCCAAACCCCGCAAAGCCACCAAGCCCAGCGCCGGCGCCGTGCGCCAGCGGCTGGAATCCAAGAAAAAGCACGGCGACAAAAAGGCCAACCGCGGCCGGGTGGACTACTAA
- a CDS encoding M13 family metallopeptidase: MTLSLILRRPSWLLAPALLLTLAACNSGGKSTSARPDLLRANLDTTVHPGNDFYTYANGAWFKKHPIPASESNWGIGKEVQNEVYARLRKLNEDAARSQAAPGSVQQKIGDFWATGMDSAAINRQGLAPLQAELNRLQALQTTADVQAAIARLRPLGVSTVVGAYVGQDAKNSDKMTLQLWQTGLGLPNRDYYFNKDTRTTNIRKEYGRHLATMFGLMGQDAAAAQANARRVLQLETQLAGASRKLEALRDPYANYHKMAVAGLDQLTPGLSWKPWLTQMELAKVDTVIVGQPEFYREAGRLLRSAPIEDWRAYLQWQLVHAYASTLSKPFDDENFRFYGTVLQGAKEQRPRWKRVLDAEEEAMGEVLGQQFVKEYFPPATKKRYEDLTENVVVAFREHIQRLDWMSDSTKQKALAKLNKIRRKVGYPDKWKDYSTLEIKRDSYAQNMMRANQWAYRHNLSKLGKPVDREEWEMTPQTYNAYYNPSNNEIVLPAAIFAIPGLPDAEADDATIYGYAGASTIGHELTHGFDDEGSQFDERGNLRNWWSKQDRRQFQQRVNRIVRQFNGYTVLDSLHINGKATAGENIADLGGIVIALDAFKKTEQYKKGEKLGGLTPVQRYFLGYALGWQTHQRDERLAQAILTDVHSPAQFRVNGPLADVPEFYEAFGVKPTHKLYLSDSARVKIW; encoded by the coding sequence ATGACCCTCTCCCTTATCCTGCGGCGGCCTTCGTGGCTGCTGGCACCGGCTCTGCTGCTAACCCTGGCCGCCTGCAACTCCGGCGGCAAGTCTACCTCCGCCCGGCCCGACCTGCTCCGGGCCAACCTCGACACCACCGTTCATCCCGGCAACGACTTCTATACCTACGCCAACGGCGCCTGGTTTAAGAAGCACCCCATTCCGGCTTCCGAAAGCAACTGGGGCATTGGCAAAGAGGTACAGAATGAGGTGTACGCCCGCCTGCGCAAGCTCAACGAAGATGCCGCCCGCAGCCAGGCCGCGCCCGGCTCGGTGCAGCAGAAAATCGGTGACTTCTGGGCCACGGGCATGGACTCGGCGGCTATCAACCGCCAGGGCCTGGCCCCGCTGCAAGCCGAGCTAAACCGCCTGCAAGCCCTGCAAACCACGGCCGATGTGCAGGCCGCCATTGCCCGCCTGCGCCCCCTGGGCGTGAGCACCGTGGTGGGCGCCTACGTGGGCCAGGACGCCAAAAACAGCGACAAGATGACCTTGCAGCTCTGGCAAACCGGCCTGGGCCTGCCCAACCGCGACTACTACTTCAACAAGGATACGCGCACCACCAACATCCGCAAGGAATACGGCCGGCACCTAGCCACGATGTTTGGGCTGATGGGCCAGGACGCCGCCGCGGCCCAGGCCAACGCCCGGCGCGTGCTACAGCTGGAAACCCAGCTGGCCGGCGCCTCCCGCAAGCTCGAAGCCCTGCGCGACCCGTACGCCAACTACCACAAAATGGCCGTGGCGGGCCTCGACCAGCTGACGCCTGGCTTGAGCTGGAAGCCCTGGCTAACCCAGATGGAGCTGGCCAAGGTGGACACGGTGATTGTGGGCCAGCCGGAGTTCTACCGCGAAGCCGGCCGCCTGCTCCGCTCGGCACCTATCGAGGACTGGCGGGCCTACTTGCAGTGGCAGCTGGTGCACGCCTACGCCTCCACGCTGAGCAAGCCGTTTGATGACGAAAACTTCCGCTTCTACGGCACCGTCCTACAAGGCGCCAAAGAGCAGCGCCCCCGCTGGAAACGGGTGCTCGACGCCGAGGAAGAAGCCATGGGCGAGGTGCTGGGCCAGCAGTTTGTGAAAGAATACTTCCCGCCCGCCACCAAAAAGCGCTACGAAGACCTGACCGAAAACGTGGTGGTGGCCTTCCGGGAGCATATTCAGCGGCTCGACTGGATGAGCGACTCCACCAAGCAGAAAGCCCTGGCCAAGCTCAACAAGATTCGGCGCAAGGTGGGCTACCCCGACAAGTGGAAAGACTACTCCACGCTGGAAATCAAGCGCGACTCGTACGCCCAGAACATGATGCGCGCCAACCAGTGGGCCTACCGCCACAACCTGAGCAAGCTGGGCAAACCCGTAGACCGGGAGGAGTGGGAAATGACGCCCCAGACCTACAACGCCTACTACAACCCCTCCAACAACGAGATTGTGCTGCCGGCCGCCATCTTCGCCATTCCGGGCCTGCCCGACGCCGAGGCCGACGACGCCACCATCTACGGCTACGCCGGGGCCTCCACCATCGGCCACGAGCTGACCCACGGCTTCGACGACGAAGGCAGCCAGTTTGACGAGCGGGGCAACCTGCGCAACTGGTGGAGCAAGCAGGACCGCCGGCAGTTTCAGCAGCGCGTAAACCGCATCGTGCGCCAGTTCAACGGCTATACCGTGCTCGACTCTCTGCACATCAACGGCAAAGCCACGGCCGGCGAAAACATAGCCGACCTGGGCGGCATCGTCATTGCCCTGGATGCCTTCAAGAAAACCGAGCAGTACAAGAAAGGCGAGAAGCTGGGCGGCCTGACGCCGGTGCAACGCTACTTCCTGGGCTACGCCCTGGGCTGGCAAACCCACCAGCGCGACGAGCGCCTGGCCCAGGCCATCCTCACCGACGTGCACTCCCCGGCCCAGTTCCGCGTCAACGGCCCCTTGGCCGACGTGCCCGAGTTCTACGAGGCCTTCGGGGTGAAGCCCACGCACAAGCTGTACCTGTCCGATTCGGCGCGGGTGAAGATTTGGTAA
- a CDS encoding ACT domain-containing protein, giving the protein MPGEINLDVLLRSMQPVLHPGEYVFCTLAPGQPAPAGLSPVATFREAEGLTLVLPTAQAEKAGLAGVYLCRWLTLNVHSSLEAVGFLARITAHLAAHGISVNPVSAFYHDHLFVPAAQADEVLRLLEELRG; this is encoded by the coding sequence ATGCCTGGCGAAATCAATCTTGACGTGCTGCTCCGGTCCATGCAGCCCGTGCTGCACCCCGGCGAATACGTGTTCTGCACTCTGGCGCCCGGCCAGCCCGCGCCAGCTGGACTCAGCCCCGTAGCCACCTTTCGCGAAGCTGAAGGTCTGACACTTGTTCTACCAACCGCTCAAGCCGAAAAAGCGGGTCTGGCCGGGGTCTATCTGTGTCGCTGGCTGACGCTCAACGTGCATTCCAGCCTGGAAGCCGTAGGGTTTCTGGCCCGCATCACGGCGCATCTGGCAGCGCACGGCATCAGCGTCAATCCGGTATCCGCTTTCTACCACGACCACCTGTTTGTGCCTGCCGCCCAGGCCGACGAGGTGCTGCGCCTGCTGGAGGAATTGCGCGGCTAG
- a CDS encoding nuclear transport factor 2 family protein codes for MHANEQLLHRFYQAFQRRDYAGMAACYHPDATFEDAAFHLQGPAIGKMWRMLCERGHDLRLSYDGIQATEHSGSANWEARYTFSQTGRPVHNQVRARFTFQDGLIRTHHDEFSFWRWARQALGPMGWLLGWSGFLQRKVQAAAANGLARFQPATPAGVER; via the coding sequence ATGCACGCAAACGAACAACTGCTCCACCGCTTCTACCAGGCTTTTCAGCGCCGTGACTATGCCGGCATGGCGGCCTGTTACCATCCGGACGCCACTTTTGAAGACGCGGCCTTTCACCTGCAAGGTCCCGCAATCGGGAAGATGTGGCGCATGCTCTGCGAACGGGGCCATGACCTGCGCCTATCCTACGACGGTATTCAGGCTACGGAGCACAGCGGCTCTGCCAACTGGGAGGCCCGCTACACGTTTTCCCAAACCGGCCGCCCGGTGCACAACCAAGTTCGGGCCCGGTTTACCTTTCAGGATGGCCTAATCCGTACCCACCACGACGAGTTTAGCTTCTGGCGCTGGGCCCGGCAGGCGCTGGGGCCGATGGGCTGGCTGCTGGGCTGGTCGGGCTTTCTGCAACGGAAGGTGCAAGCCGCTGCCGCCAATGGTCTGGCCCGGTTTCAGCCCGCTACGCCCGCTGGGGTGGAAAGGTAG